In Silene latifolia isolate original U9 population chromosome X, ASM4854445v1, whole genome shotgun sequence, the following proteins share a genomic window:
- the LOC141620930 gene encoding uncharacterized protein LOC141620930, whose translation MEVVKGVDYRESSDYDGEISGNRCRKRDSSDDSSRSTEKRKLNKITWHGATFYSYMTYEEYAANQKEIDEFLLHPPGWDDPNTYKEQSAEICQECFLIIQKKFPEMSDYELVEPLYTSVFNGSRIFAHLNFKAKQKGAADSSTSAYFVEYDMIDQDISCFRETTLLQHLKTEKPSLFGLPILASKSTVFKFKDYTVRLHPN comes from the exons ATGGAGGTTGTCAAGGGTGTTGATTACCGTGAATCAAGCGATTATGACGGTGAAATTTCTGGAAATCGATGTCGAAAACGAGATAGTAGCGATGATAGTAGTCGATCAACTGAGAAACGTAAGCTCAATAAAATCACATG GCATGGTGCAACTTTCTATTCGTATATGACTTATGAAGAGTATGCAGCAAACCAGAAGGAAATTGATGAATTCTTGCT GCATCCACCTGGATGGGATGATCCTAACACGTATAAGGAACAAAGTGCAGAAATTTGTCAAGAATGTTTCCTAATAATCCAGAAAAAGTTTCCCGAG ATGTCCGATTATGAACTTGTGGAGCCCTTGTATACATCTGTTTTCAACGGCTCCAGAATTTTCGCTCATTTGAACTTTAAAGCTAAGCAGAAAGGTGCTGCAGATTCTTCGACATCAGCTTATTTTGTTGAGTATGACATGATAGATCAGGACATTAGCTGCTTTCGTGAAACGACTCTTCTTCAG CACCTTAAGACTGAGAAACCCTCCCTTTTTGGGCTTCCAATACTTGCCAGTAAAAGCACTGTCTTTAAGTTTAAGGACTATACAGTCCGACTGCATCCGAATTAA
- the LOC141620931 gene encoding uncharacterized protein LOC141620931, whose translation MTRGITCWSDASEEEKERWFNNFRQNYHWPKEQERAVWERYNYIGKKRLRDNMYKVSKRKKPPQFMEGTAYKELMEKRDTPEFKEKSARAAINKRGGKKDAHIDATHYGGSQSFYDRAMSNVPPDYFLKFIHDSDQIGD comes from the exons ATGACCAGGGGTATTACTTGTTGGTCAGATGCAAGCGAAGAAGAGAAGGAGAGATGGTTCAATAACTTCCGG CAAAACTATCATTGGCCTAAGGAACAAGAGCGTGCTGTTTGGGAGAGATACAATTACATCGGCAAAAAGAGGCTAAGAGATAACATGTATAAGGTTTCTAAGAGGAAGAAACCCCCTCAGTTTATGGAAG GAACCGCATATAAAGAACTGATGGAGAAGAGAGATACCCCCGAATTTAAGGAGAAGTCGGCTCGAGCAGCGATCAATAAAAGGGGAGGGAAGAAGGATGCCCACATTGATGCTACGCATTACGGAGGTTCTCAATCATTCTATGACCGAGCAATGTCAAATGTACCTCCTgactattttctcaaatttatacACGATAGcgaccaaattggcgactga
- the LOC141622392 gene encoding putative late blight resistance protein homolog R1B-14: MADAAVGVFLGLAKDLVAYNYNLISGVKDDFQVIYEGINGFKAFLHDATGWRDSASMANLAARMRDVTYEAEDAIETYVILKYGKGTLERLWEFKKLHNVAEDFKSIKDKIKRIKDDQVHVIQTLQRLDSTRRLASGSTGVLGMAQGDQVVGLDEETVDLIDQLTRDSDERKVVAIAGMPGLGKTTLANKVFTDPHIELKFMYRVWVRVSQQYSRREVLRTIWHKVGDGSLIDPNNITEDELSEKVREHLAEKHCLIALDDIWTDKAWNELQNAFPRENSNLRILVTTRENSLAFLAQEGKPFPLKLLDETKSFELLEKRVFRKQKCPDHLRVLGQEIAEKCGGLPLAIVIIAGILLQSRTEKRWWEDISKRVTENIAQEDKCREIVRLSYDNLPYHLRACFLYFGIFPQSFQVPVSKLNSLWIAEGLVIPEEGIELEEQASKYLQELVDRNLVMVEKTDCTNKIKLCRVHDVLHDLCIKESRQENLFNQIRDLDHFNRCSRDWDTYRRLSIHNGVLEYLALKASGARVRSFLSLGPEAVLPVLVIRNFPGAFQLLRVLDVTSILLQRFPKLLPKLVHLRYVAMYIDFDVLSSDVSKLSKMQVLIVKVNKGNDLEIGANIWDMYQLRHLQTNVPLRFSFPLTKLRQGTTSPIRTLTVVSPETCTAELLATIPRVKKLGIHGDLRKLPGIQGGVAAFDGFSTLSYLEILKIKNESTELSPSPLTQTCYPRSIRQLTLTKTHLDWQKHMNTLETLPNLVVLKLKDSAFIGKYWKPKKEGFLCLEVFHVEGTDLEVWDADTDDFPALRTITLRYCDALKGLPTNLGTLPNLQKLDLHCNNPTVAASGKEIQRIKLEQKQEVLFKLYVFP, from the exons ATGGCGGATGCAGCTGTTGGGGTTTTCCTTGGGTTAGCCAAGGACTTAGTAGCTTATAACTACAACTTAATAAGTGGTGTTAAGGATGATTTTCAAGTCATTTACGAGGGCATTAATGGATTCAAAGCGTTCCTCCACGATGCAACTGGATGGCGCGACTCTGCCAGCATGGCCAACCTTGCTGCACGGATGAGGGACGTAACGTACGAGGCCGAGGACGCTATCGAAACCTACGTTATCCTCAAGTATGGTAAGGGTACATTGGAGAGACTATGGGAGTTCAAAAAGCTGCACAATGTCGCCGAAGACTTCAAAAGCATCAAGGATAAAATCAAGAGGATTAAGGACGACCAAGTCCATGTTATTCAGACATTGCAACGTCTCGACAGCACCCGGAGATTAGCTTCTGGATCGACG GGAGTTTTGGGCATGGCACAAGGCGATCAAGTAGTTGGCCTCGACGAGGAGACAGTAGATTTGATTGACCAGCTGACTAGAGATTCTGATGAGAGAAAGGTTGTGGCCATTGCTGGAATGCCTGGACTTGGAAAGACAACACTGGCTAACAAAGTATTCACTGATCCTCATATCGAGTTGAAGTTCATGTATCGGGTCTGGGTTCGTGTTTCACAGCAATACAGCAGACGGGAAGTGCTCCGCACCATCTGGCACAAGGTTGGTGATGGATCCTTGATTGACCCAAATAACATAACCGAGGATGAGCTTTCAGAAAAAGTCCGAGAACATCTTGCAGAAAAGCATTGTCTAATTGCCTTAGACGATATCTGGACTGATAAAGCGTGGAATGAGCTGCAAAATGCCTTTCCCAGAGAGAACAGCAACCTGCGGATACTGGTTACAACGCGAGAGAATTCACTTGCCTTCCTTGCCCAAGAAG GTAAACCCTTTCCACTAAAGCTACTAGACGAAACAAAGAGTTTCGAGCTCCTGGAGAAGAGAGTTTTTCGGAAGCAGAAGTGCCCTGACCATCTCAGGGTTCTTGGGCAAGAAATAGCCGAGAAATGTGGTGGACTTCCACTAGCTATAGTAATCATCGCCGGTATTCTCCTGCAATCTCGAACTGAGAAGAGATGGTGGGAAGATATCTCAAAGAGGGTGACTGAAAACATAGCTCAGGAAGACAAATGTAGGGAGATAGTCCGCCTAAGCTATGACAATTTACCGTATCACCTACGAGCGTGTTTCCTCTACTTCGGTATTTTCCCTCAAAGCTTCCAGGTTCCAGTTTCCAAGTTAAATTCCCTGTGGATTGCCGAGGGATTGGTGATTCCCGAAGAGGGAATTGAATTAGAGGAACAAGCTTCAAAGTATCTCCAAGAGCTTGTTGACCGGAATCTAGTAATGGTTGAAAAGACAGATTGTACCAACAAGATTAAACTTTGCAGGGTCCATGATGTCCTCCATGATTTATGCATCAAAGAATCCCGACAGGAGAACTTGTTTAACCAAATTCGGGATCTAGATCACTTTAATAGGTGTTCCCGCGACTGGGACACCTATCGTCGTCTTTCAATCCACAATGGTGTCTTAGAGTACCTAGCATTAAAAGCTTCAGGTGCCCGGGTCCGATCATTCTTGTCATTGGGCCCGGAAGCTGTCTTGCCGGTTTTGGTTATCAGAAACTTCCCTGGCGCATTTCAGCTTCTAAGGGTCTTGGATGTGACATCGATTTTATTGCAGCGTTTTCCAAAACTCTTACCTAAACTGGTTCACCTGAGGTATGTGGCTATGTACATTGATTTCGATGTTCTATCTTCTGATGTGAGCAAGCTTTCGAAGATGCAGGTTCTTATTGTCAAAGTGAACAAGGGAAATGATCTTGAAATAGGTGCTAATATATGGGACATGTACCAGCTACGACATTTGCAAACTAACGTGCCACTTCGTTTTTCATTCCCTTTGACAAAACTTCGGCAAG GTACCACTTCTCCTATCAGGACGCTCACTGTAGTATCCCCGGAAACCTGTACAGCAGAATTGTTGGCCACAATTCCGAGAGTCAAGAAGTTGGGCATCCATGGCGATCTACGAAAACTGCCAGGCATCCAGGGAGGAGTAGCTGCATTCGATGGGTTCTCGACCTTGAGCTATCTCGAGATTTTAAAGATTAAGAATGAATCAACCGAACTTTCACCTTCTCCATTAACCCAAACGTGTTATCCTCGAAGCATAAGGCAATTGACTCTGACAAAGACCCACCTGGATTGGCAAAAGCATATGAACACTCTTGAAACACTACCTAATCTTGTAGTCCTTAAACTTAAAGACAGTGCTTTTATTGGAAAGTATTGGAAGCCCAAAAAGGAAGGGTTTCTCTGTCTGGAGGTGTTCCATGTAGAGGGCACAGACTTGGAGGTCTGGGATGCTGATACGGATGACTTCCCAGCACTTAGAACAATCACTCTCAGATACTGTGACGCATTGAAAGGCTTGCCAACTAACCTGGGAACCTTGCCAAACCTTCAGAAACTTGATCTTCACTGCAACAATCCTACTGTCGCTGCTTCCGGCAAAGAAATTCAACGGATTAAACTTGAACAGAAACAAGAAGTTTTGTTTAAACTCTATGTTTTTCCTTAA
- the LOC141622393 gene encoding putative late blight resistance protein homolog R1A-4, producing MMAVNEEEHAKETAAASRIFWKVCIALAFCIAWYSRAGIFRCLNRIKGILCKCSVYKWLITWNCFSVGRDDNQKGYYEKLLEDLNCIEPEFENSIPSFMNKIQMLKLQVRYILPYVASGLVTVDQRYDKVKSRLRSGVSAECLDEFVTRMLEQTLHIKADATHFYCSASVSEYDCRKCADCVLDNLQYVQSLDMDVPFATKEPVKDIYERLRFLITFRMLVEKWRFIEVCTETKLTDIYKETDSLIRETAYLFRSFTVENIDAREAKAVDLEFTDINQKTNDCQLQAKSVYFGIIMEVLGLSLPDTTCPVKCEALCGFIVSLQKNLREISKYHFSDSKEHDIKELLLEMDFVKSIVTPPPEEAFVEQGKLNAISTHIDALSHEAESVIYSFVTELENLDNNEAMTLKVKDLAERVKLARLEVGDIWLSVDDFLKCFRTLLTEEIWFEFGFLRTLLRCTERWSINHPLLDTIKVNTENVICKSWWELRRFKFRKFRIEKGDEELESIRSCLLKNITVNNVAVKEVCVMIKVLKPSTLFSPMSKTLGLGFADALSSNVKNLQCCNPDSFSEMGGQLDDAISFLGLLHEITAMLWVNDKSRNDLLTHLEDLTERAACLSYIHLMSGADQTTSLNQMLLHNEKPELGKIFVKFIDVPIWGLTDFKQRKDEVMLQAIRFLISNLTELLNSESVELDFTEKQVNSLESGLNIMRCTLTDPLLLYYEQEELDDLLKEIGTGICELGTMFCYLSAKICREDIHCSLVEKVDCLKKSVSRAYMKYCKLSSSKLPVSELGFLESLLANLTKLKDGKSDYAATTMQQIEALHDELTICNSFLEQEKLKGLKKQILNVARKVEYVIDTFEELPEWYFRMRLADVTEELQLIKEETSKTKSFQNVIVTSEVGESEEPQVPVTMKEAGKAKDGEVIGFEDEEEKLIKRLCTGPRPLEINSIVGMPGSGKTTLAMKVYEGIASSFATHAWCYVSQNYEKKMLLQHILRQIVGPSSKLDELRTEDLALKLYQCLLKTKNYLIVLDDIWDIEAWNSLKSCFPPSNNGSRILLTSRFIPIGSQLSGDGACLELQPLVIEKSWHLLEKKVFGERSCPQHLREVGQKISKKCAGLPLSIVVIAGVLQNIEENEDKWREVEEGLVSFVKNQDGILDKLELSYNHLSVRMKQCFLYCGAFLRGKEIPRSRLARLWAAERFIDETDQQRSLDDAAERCLRDLVNRSLLKVSKTGSSNQIQNCRMHDLLRDFCLLKAEEETFLHIVHRWDSLPSWHRRLCFRRPILFNKFRETLAHTAPTRTLMFNPYLVEIASIIIVVYDISNFEKFKLLKVLDMECIDMGNTLPESITRLILLRYLAVRGRMEHIPPSIGELVNLETLIFKETTGKLIHVPETIFDLRKLRHLLIHDHASVVNNENSDSLDCLQSLATPALCNCDICDATIARLPNLQKLRCIFRECWDESVNVFPDLSSLSHLENLKVIYSGDPQYPCQFSFPSTLKKLTLSKFQLPWSEIETIAALLPELETLKLKDECFKGQKWVTDVEFPNLKYMSLEDLDIEEWETSEDCFPCLERLVVQNCSKLKAIPTDFSQVETLVSIQVNWCNLTVAESVEEIAKGQRNSGNAQFKTKTSCIELDSSDVVSDSSDHPRFEPEVYKQFIDVCRDPFGVASNMGA from the exons ATGATGGCGGTCAACGAAGAAGAACACGCTAAAGAGACCGCTGCTGCTTCTCGCATTTTCTGGAAGGTGTGCATTGCTCTAGCATTCTGCATCGCCTGGTATTCTCGAGCAGGAATTTTTCGATGTTTAAATCGGATTAAAG GCATTCTATGTAAATGTTCCGTGTATAAATGGCTTATCACATGGAACTGTTTTAGTGTTGGAAGAGACGATAACCAAAAGGGTTATTACGAGAAACTTCTTGAGGACTTAAATTGCATAGAACCCGAGTTTGAGAATTCGATTCCAAGTTTCATGAACAAAATCCAAATGTTGAAACTTCAAGTCAGGTACATTTTGccatatgtagcatctggctTAGTCACAGTGGATCAGCGGTATGATAAAGTAAAAAGCCGTCTTAGATCAGGAGTTTCTGCAGAATGCTTGGATGAATTTGTTACTCGGATGTTGGAACAGACGCTGCACATTAAAGCAGATGCGACACATTTTTACTGCAGTGCTTCTGTAAGTGAATATGACTGTCGTAAATGCGCTGATTGTGTCCTGGACAATCTACAGTATGTTCAGAGCCTAGATATGGATGTACCTTTTGCTACGAAGGAACCTGTCAAAGATATTTATGAAAGGCTAAGGTTTTTGATAACTTTTCGTATGTTGGTGGAGAAATGGAGATTTATTGAGGTTTGCACCGAGACAAAGCTAACTGACATTTATAAAGAGACGGATTCTTTGATTCGGGAAACTGCATACCTGTTCAGATCATTTACAGTGGAGAATATAGACGCGAGGGAAGCTAAAGCAGTAGATCTTGAATTTACTGATATAAATCAGAAGACAAATGATTGTCAGCTCCAAGCAAAGTCGGTCTACTTCGGAATTATTATGGAGGTTTTGGGCTTAAGTCTACCAGATACTACTTGTCCTGTGAAGTGTGAAGCTCTCTGTGGTTTCATTGTCTCCCTACAAAAGAATCTGCGAGAAATATCAAAGTATCATTTCTCAGATTCAAAAGAGCATGACATTAAAGAATTGTTATTGGAGATGGATTTCGTCAAATCTATTGTCACGCCGCCTCCTGAGGAAGCGTTTGTTGAACAGGGAAAACTGAATGCCATTTCAACTCATATTGATGCCTTGTCCCATGAAGCTGAATCTGTTATTTATTCTTTTGTAACGGAGTTAGAAAATCTGGACAACAATGAAGCGATGACATTAAAGGTGAAGGATCTTGCCGAAAGGGTTAAGTTGGCAAGACTAGAAGTTGGAGACATTTGGTTATCTGTTGATGACTTCTTGAAATGTTTCCGGACTCTACTCACTGAAGAGATTTGGTTTGAGTTTGGGTTTCTGCGAACGCTTCTCAGATGCACAGAAAGATGGAGCATAAACCATCCTTTACTGGACACTATCAAAGTCAATACTGAAAATGTGATCTGCAAGTCATGGTGGGAACTTCGGCGGTTTAAGTTCAGAAAGTTTAGAATTGAAAAAGGAGACGAGGAACTTGAATCCATCCGATCTTGTCTACTGAAAAATATTACAGTCAATAATGTCGCTGTTAAAGAAGTGTGCGTAATGATCAAGGTTTTAAAACCTTCAACACTGTTTAGTCCAATGAGCAAAACTCTGGGGTTGGGATTTGCTGATGCTCTATCGAGTAATGTAAAGAATCTGCAGTGCTGTAATCCAGACTCATTTTCTGAGATGGGGGGTCAACTTGATGATGCGATATCGTTTTTGGGACTTCTACATGAAATAACTGCAATGCTGTGGGTTAATGACAAAAGCCGAAATGATCTCTTGACTCATCTGGAAGATTTGACTGAGAGGGCTGCATGTCTATCTTACATACATTTGATGAGCGGAGCAGATCAAACAACGTCTCTTAATCAGATGCTGTTACATAATGAGAAACCGGAACTTGGAAAAATCTTTGTTAAATTCATTGATGTTCCAATTTGGGGACTGACAGACTTTAAACAACGGAAGGATGAAGTTATGCTTCAGGCTATCCGGTTTCTGATAAGTAACTTGACGGAGCTACTAAATTCTGAATCTGTTGAATTAGATTTCACAGAAAAACAAGTTAACAGTTTGGAGTCAGGGCTCAATATTATGAGATGTACTCTTACTGATCCGCTTTTGCTGTATTACGAGCAAGAGGAATTAGACGATCTCCTCAAGGAAATTGGAACGGGGATCTGTGAATTAGGAACAATGTTTTGCTACTTATCTGCCAAAATATGCAGAGAAGACATTCATTGTAGTCTGGTGGAAAAAGTCGACTGCTTGAAGAAGTCGGTCAGTAGAGCTTATATGAAGTACTGTAAACTGTCGTCGTCCAAGCTACCTGTCTCTGAATTGGGATTTTTGGAGAGTCTTCTAGCAAATCTGACGAAATTGAAGGATGGTAAATCAGACTACGCGGCGACTACTATGCAGCAAATTGAAGCACTTCATGATGAATTAACCATATGCAATTCATTTCTTGAACAAGAGAAATTGAAAGGCCTTAAAAAGCAGATTCTGAACGTAGCTCGCAAAGTTGAATATGTCATAGACACGTTTGAGGAGCTACCGGAATGGTATTTCAGAATGCGTCTAGCTGATGTCACAGAAGAGCTTCAGTTGATCAAAGAAGAGACTTCCAAGACAAAGTCCTTCCAGAATGTAATAGTGACGTCTGAAGTGGGCGAATCAGAAGAACCTCAAGTCCCAGTGACTATGAAAGAAGCTGGTAAAGCAAAAGACGGTGAAGTCATAGGTTTTGAGGACGAGGAAGAAAAACTGATAAAACGACTGTGCACAGGGCCACGGCCATTGGAAATCAACTCCATCGTTGGCATGCCTGGTTCGGGAAAAACAACTCTAGCCATGAAAGTGTATGAAGGTATTGCTTCATCTTTCGCTACTCACGCTTGGTGCTATGTTTCTCAAAATTATGAAAAGAAAATGTTACTCCAACACATTCTACGGCAAATAGTTGGCCCTAGTAGTAAACTCGATGAATTGAGAACCGAGGATTTAGCTCTAAAGCTGTATCAATGTCTACTAAAAACGAAAAATTACCTAATTGTCCTGGACGATATATGGGATATTGAAGCATGGAATTCGTTGAAGAGCTGTTTTCCACCTAGCAACAATGGTAGTAGAATCTTGTTGACAAGCCGGTTCATACCCATTGGCTCGCAACTTAGTGGTGATGGCGCATGTCTTGAACTCCAACCGCTTGTCATAGAGAAAAGCTGGCATTTGTTGGAGAAGAAGGTATTTGGTGAGAGGAGCTGTCCTCAGCATTTACGTGAAGTCGGACAGAAAATCTCGAAAAAATGTGCAGGACTGCCGCTTTCAATTGTAGTCATAGCTGGAGTCCTTCAGAATATAGAAGAAAATGAAGATAAATGGAGGGAAGTTGAAGAGGGTCTGGTTTCCTTTGTTAAAAACCAAGACGGTATTCTAGATAAACTCGAGCTTAGTTACAACCATTTATCAGTCCGGATGAAACAGTGTTTCCTTTACTGTGGTGCATTCTTGAGAGGAAAAGAGATTCCTAGGTCGAGATTGGCGAGACTGTGGGCTGCAGAAAGATTTATAGATGAAACTGATCAGCAACGTAGTCTGGACGATGCAGCAGAGCGTTGCCTGAGGGACCTGGTGAACAGAAGCTTGCTAAAGGTCTCAAAAACAGGTTCAAGTAATCAAATTCAAAACTGTAGAATGCACGACTTGCTACGAGATTTCTGTTTACTAAAAGCGGAAGAGGAGACGTTTCTACATATAGTACACAG ATGGGATTCTTTACCAAGCTGGCACCGGCGCTTATGTTTTCGTCGCCCAATCCTGTTTAATAAGTTTAGGGAAACCTTGGCGCACACAGCACCCACCCGTACTTTGATGTTCAATCCGTATTTGGTTGAAATCGCTTCCATCATCATTGTGGTATATGATATTTCTAATTTCGAGAAGTTCAAATTACTCAAAGTGTTGGACATGGAATGCATTGATATGGGTAACACACTTCCTGAGAGTATTACGCGGCTTATTTTGCTGAGATATTTGGCAGTACGCGGTAGGATGGAGCATATCCCTCCTTCCATAGGTGAGCTAGTGAACCTTGAAACACTCATTTTCAAAGAGACGACAGGGAAACTAATTCATGTTCCCGAAACTATCTTTGATTTGAGGAAGTTAAGGCATTTGCTGATACACGACCACGCGAGTGTAGTAAACAATGAGAACTCTGATTCATTAGATTGTCTACAAAGCCTTGCCACTCCAGCTTTATGCAACTGTGACATATGTGACGCGACCATTGCCCGTCTGCCAAATCTTCAAAAGCTAAGGTGCATTTTTCGCGAATGTTGGGATGAGTCTGTCAATGTATTCCCTGACCTAAGCAGTCTCAGTCATCTAGAAAATTTAAAGGTGATCTACTCGGGTGACCCTCAATATCCGTGCCAGTTCAGCTTCCCCTCGACTTTGAAAAAGTTAACCCTGTCCAAGTTCCAGCTTCCCTGGTCTGAAATAGAGACAATCGCAGCATTATTGCCTGAACTCGAGACTCTCAAACTGAAAGACGAATGTTTCAAGGGGCAGAAATGGGTCACGGATGTGGAGTTCCCGAATCTCAAGTATATGAGCTTGGAGGACCTTGATATCGAAGAATGGGAGACATCAGAGGATTGCTTTCCCTGTCTTGAGCGGTTAGTTGTCCAAAATTGCAGTAAGCTGAAAGCGATCCCAACTGATTTCAGCCAAGTTGAGACATTGGTTAGCATTCAAGTCAACTGGTGCAACCTTACAGTTGCAGAGTCAGTAGAGGAAATCGCGAAAGGCCAGAGGAATTCAGGGAATGCGcagttcaaaaccaaaactagcTGCATTGAGCTCGATTCATCTGATGTTGTGTCCGACAGCTCAGACCATCCCCGGTTTGAACCCGAGGTGTATAAACAGTTTATAGACGTATGTCGTGATCCATTTGGAGTTGCCTCTAACATGGGTGCATaa
- the LOC141622394 gene encoding BURP domain protein USPL1-like translates to MHSKFVPWMLAISLLLSMMNCNAMEATPSKENHIQNHPPSVAADHVDHPQLVFFTFKDLHPGNIIPIYQLAINPSTSPRFLPREIADLIPFSLSKLPFILDVFGWPRDSPEAKTIETTLKQCETPPLKGETKYCATSLESMLSFVHKTFGTMKYKPLSTQQAVAQSGNYLQNYTVLEAPRRVYAPKMIACHTTRYPYLVYICHYFVGDNQVFKVKLRSEETGSEMEAVATCHMDTSEWSPDQPFLKAYGIKPGTIPVCHFFPTDNVVWVGIISGDQGSPQI, encoded by the exons ATGCATTCAAAATTTGTTCCTTGGATGTTGGCCATCTCCTTGCTTCTCTCAATG ATGAATTGCAATGCAATGGAAGCAACACCTTCAAAGGAGAACCATATCCAAAACCATCCACCATCTGTCGCCGCCGACCATGTCGACCACCCGCAACTCGTCTTTTTCACCTTCAAAGACCTCCATCCGGGAAATATCATCCCAATTTACCAACTTGCCATCAACCCTTCTACTTCTCCGCGTTTTCTCCCTAGAGAAATCGCGGATTTAATACCCTTTTCACTTTCCAAACTCCCATTTATTCTCGATGTTTTTGGTTGGCCTCGGGATTCTCCCGAGGCCAAAACAATAGAAACAACATTAAAACAATGTGAGACCCCACCACTCAAAGGTGAGACCAAGTATTGTGCCACTTCCTTAGAGTCAATGTTATCCTTTGTGCATAAAACTTTTGGGACTATGAAATATAAGCCTCTAAGTACCCAACAAGCAGTAGCGCAATCGGGTAACTATTTGCAGAATTATACGGTTCTCGAAGCTCCAAGACGGGTATACGCCCCTAAAATGATCGCTTGTCATACGACAAGGTACCCGTATTTGGTGTACATATGCCATTACTTTGTGGGTGATAATCAAGTGTTTAAGGTGAAGTTAAGAAGTGAAGAAACAGGCAGTGAAATGGAAGCAGTAGCCACTTGTCATATGGATACATCCGAATGGAGCCCGGATCAACCGTTTCTTAAAGCTTACGGAATCAAACCGGGTACTATCCCGGTTTGCCATTTCTTTCCCACTGATAATGTTGTTTGGGTTGGAATAATCTCAGGTGATCAAGGTTCACCACAAATATGA